The following coding sequences lie in one Halorarum halophilum genomic window:
- a CDS encoding class I SAM-dependent methyltransferase — protein sequence MFRYWFGVYHWRRRLRRIGAGVAVALAGVALGTLVGTDAARILGLVLVFGGLWYGQPALKRLFVPAPWQADGWKYAPLRHALDLEDADRWLDVGSGTGRSLTGVATSGAGSDALSATRVTALDVFDSGVILGNAAGIAVRNAGAAGVDAEAVRGDATRLPVRTGSQDVVTACRVLHDLSRPDAEATVREARRALDGDGQFGVLELSATHEATDDPLGYWESMLEEGGFAVGASGEVSRGNSWYCYLVCTASDSAS from the coding sequence GTGTTCCGCTACTGGTTCGGGGTGTACCACTGGCGGCGCCGCCTCCGCCGGATCGGCGCGGGAGTCGCGGTCGCACTCGCGGGGGTGGCGCTCGGGACGCTGGTCGGCACGGACGCCGCCAGGATCCTCGGCCTGGTGCTCGTCTTCGGCGGTCTCTGGTACGGACAACCCGCCCTGAAGCGCCTGTTCGTCCCCGCCCCGTGGCAGGCCGACGGCTGGAAGTACGCGCCGCTCCGGCACGCCCTCGACCTGGAGGACGCGGACCGGTGGCTCGACGTCGGCTCCGGTACCGGGCGGTCGCTGACGGGGGTGGCGACGTCCGGTGCGGGGAGCGACGCGCTCTCGGCTACCCGGGTCACGGCGCTGGACGTCTTCGATTCCGGCGTCATCCTCGGCAACGCGGCGGGGATTGCCGTGCGAAACGCCGGGGCGGCGGGCGTCGACGCGGAAGCGGTCCGGGGCGACGCGACTCGGCTTCCGGTTCGCACTGGGTCGCAGGACGTCGTGACGGCGTGTCGGGTGCTGCACGACCTGTCCCGTCCGGACGCCGAGGCGACGGTCCGGGAGGCGCGACGGGCGCTCGACGGCGACGGGCAGTTCGGCGTGCTGGAACTCTCGGCGACCCACGAGGCGACGGACGACCCGCTCGGCTACTGGGAGTCGATGCTGGAGGAGGGCGGGTTCGCGGTCGGGGCGAGCGGCGAGGTGAGTCGCGGAAACTCGTGGTACTGCTATCTGGTCTGCACGGCGTCCGATTCCGCGTCGTAG
- the lhgO gene encoding L-2-hydroxyglutarate oxidase yields MIEYDVAIVGGGCVGCSVAKHLAERSNLDVCILEKEYHLAEHQSGRNSGVLHPGFNYPPGSLKARFATAGTARLKEYARENGIPLREFGVVVVARDETEVARLDTLRAQADENGVETEIIGPDELAEREPHAEGVAALYCPEAASIDSQKYVYALATEVENLGIDFYLGHRVEKVRHGESGHVVETSGGSVSARYLVNAAGLYADRIAHQLGVGTEYQIVPFRGEYYELVPEKRYLCETMIYPTPDPELPFLGVHYTRRTDDKVIVGPNAVLAFGREAYRNTQFDLGEFAETLRYGGFRKLIASPKMIGVAWDELNKSYRKGKFVEASRRLVPDVREADFRRSFAGNRAQLVDEHGELVKDPLIERGPDSLHVLNIVSPGLTSSLPFGDYLAEQVLTDIDG; encoded by the coding sequence ATGATCGAGTACGACGTCGCGATCGTCGGCGGCGGCTGCGTCGGCTGTTCGGTCGCCAAGCACCTCGCCGAGCGATCGAACCTCGACGTCTGCATCCTCGAGAAGGAGTACCACCTCGCCGAACACCAGAGCGGACGCAACTCCGGCGTGCTCCACCCGGGGTTCAACTACCCACCGGGCTCCCTGAAGGCTCGGTTCGCCACGGCGGGGACGGCTCGACTCAAGGAGTACGCAAGAGAGAACGGTATCCCGCTGCGGGAGTTCGGCGTCGTCGTGGTAGCGAGGGACGAGACGGAGGTGGCGCGTCTCGACACCCTGCGGGCGCAGGCCGACGAGAACGGCGTCGAGACCGAGATCATCGGCCCCGACGAACTCGCGGAGCGCGAGCCGCATGCCGAGGGCGTGGCTGCGCTCTACTGCCCCGAGGCGGCCTCCATCGACTCCCAGAAGTACGTCTACGCACTGGCGACCGAGGTCGAGAACCTCGGCATCGACTTCTACCTTGGCCATCGTGTCGAGAAAGTACGCCACGGTGAGTCGGGTCACGTCGTCGAGACCAGCGGCGGGAGCGTCTCGGCGCGGTACCTCGTGAACGCCGCCGGGCTGTACGCGGACCGCATCGCCCACCAGCTCGGCGTGGGGACGGAGTACCAGATCGTGCCGTTCCGCGGCGAGTACTACGAACTGGTGCCCGAGAAGCGGTACCTCTGCGAGACGATGATCTACCCGACGCCCGACCCCGAACTCCCGTTCCTCGGGGTGCACTACACCCGGCGCACGGACGACAAGGTGATCGTCGGCCCCAACGCCGTGCTGGCGTTCGGACGCGAGGCGTATCGGAACACCCAGTTCGACCTCGGCGAGTTCGCCGAGACGCTCCGGTACGGAGGGTTCCGGAAGCTCATCGCCAGTCCGAAGATGATCGGTGTCGCGTGGGACGAACTCAACAAGTCGTACCGAAAGGGGAAGTTCGTCGAGGCGTCCCGGCGGCTCGTTCCCGACGTTCGTGAAGCGGACTTTCGGCGGAGCTTCGCGGGCAACCGTGCGCAACTCGTCGACGAACATGGCGAACTCGTCAAGGACCCGTTGATCGAACGCGGTCCCGACTCGCTGCACGTGCTCAACATCGTCTCGCCCGGGCTCACGTCGTCCCTCCCCTTCGGCGACTACCTTGCCGAACAGGTTCTCACCGATATCGACGGATAG
- a CDS encoding alpha/beta hydrolase, which yields MSDPSSFDGYSRRGFLSGIGAAGTAGTLLGRTAAASRGESPAPTRDVDVHEGLTYAERDGESLELDLYVPETDDPSPLVVWIHGGAWVAGDRTRSPDLRRYFASRGYAMATIEYRLSAVPRGVTPTITPNGNEPRGTFPDQIVDVKAAIRWLRSEDGTYDLDPDNVAVWGRSAGGHLAALAGTAADVEEIAGDVYPDEAVEKTVAPAESGRVQAVVDWCGLTDFLEADSQLDGRGFSHSGPGSPESLLLGGRITENEDEVERANPITYVDSEDPPFLIVHGRADTTVPYQQSELLYEALRDACVDATYYELDGLGHRFGFDELSRTPGADQTVLETRDCEDDEESTPGDGSGSSPPIGPDAIEQFLDRNLGQ from the coding sequence ATGTCGGATCCGAGCAGTTTCGACGGGTACTCCCGCCGGGGGTTCCTGAGCGGGATCGGAGCGGCGGGTACGGCGGGAACGCTGCTGGGGAGGACGGCCGCTGCGTCGCGAGGGGAGTCACCCGCGCCGACGAGGGACGTCGACGTGCACGAGGGGCTCACGTACGCGGAACGCGACGGGGAGTCGCTGGAACTGGACCTGTACGTACCGGAGACGGACGACCCGTCCCCCCTCGTCGTGTGGATCCACGGCGGTGCGTGGGTCGCCGGGGACAGAACTCGTTCTCCCGACCTGCGCAGGTACTTCGCGAGTCGAGGCTACGCGATGGCAACTATCGAGTACCGGCTCTCGGCGGTTCCGAGGGGGGTCACCCCGACGATCACCCCGAACGGCAACGAACCGAGGGGGACGTTCCCCGACCAGATCGTCGACGTGAAGGCCGCCATCCGGTGGCTACGGTCGGAGGACGGGACGTACGACCTCGATCCGGACAACGTCGCGGTCTGGGGGCGCTCGGCCGGTGGCCACCTCGCTGCCCTCGCGGGGACGGCCGCCGACGTCGAGGAGATCGCGGGGGACGTCTACCCGGACGAGGCGGTCGAGAAGACGGTCGCCCCGGCGGAGTCGGGCCGCGTGCAGGCGGTCGTGGACTGGTGCGGGCTGACCGACTTCCTCGAAGCGGACTCGCAACTCGACGGCAGGGGGTTCTCGCACAGCGGCCCCGGGTCGCCCGAGTCGCTCCTCCTCGGGGGGCGGATCACGGAGAACGAGGACGAGGTCGAGCGGGCGAACCCGATAACGTACGTCGACTCCGAGGACCCGCCGTTCCTGATCGTGCACGGCCGGGCCGACACGACCGTCCCGTACCAGCAGAGCGAACTCCTCTACGAGGCCCTGCGGGACGCCTGCGTCGACGCGACGTACTACGAACTGGACGGGCTCGGGCACCGATTCGGGTTCGACGAACTGAGCCGGACGCCGGGAGCCGACCAGACGGTTCTGGAGACCCGGGACTGTGAGGACGACGAGGAGTCGACGCCCGGCGACGGTTCCGGGAGCAGTCCGCCGATCGGACCGGACGCGATCGAGCAGTTCCTGGACCGGAACCTGGGTCAGTAG
- the ileS gene encoding isoleucine--tRNA ligase translates to MDDSDVSDQYAPEAVESAVEAHWDEEGAYEAAKEAHADDPDFFFVDGPPYTTGQMHLGTAWNKTLKDTVLRHKRMTGHNVTDRPGYDMHGLPIETKVEQELGFDTKRDIEEFGMENFIEECREFAERNRENMDEDFQSIGTWMDWDDPYKTISPEYMEAAWWALSRVHDRGLVEQGKRAISQCPRCETAIANNEVEYEDIESPSIYVKFPLTGREGNLVIWTTTPWTIPANEFVAVGPELTYQEVRAEKDGEEETLFLAESTVEDALKRGRYDDYEVVAEYAGEDLVGWEYEHPLAEEVPDHAEGEGVGQVYTADYVEADRTGLVHSAPGHGQEDFERGQELGLETFSPVGGDGVFTDEGGEYAGQFVRDANDDIVADLDAKGLLLAAETHAHSYGHCWRCDTPIVFLATDQWFIRITEIKDELLDNIDDSEWHPHEAREGRFRNFVEEAPDWNISRQRYWGIPLPIWVPEGEGNPDMDDLLVVSSREELAERVDQDVDPETVDLHRPTVDDLTITEDGVTHERVPDVFDVWFDSSVATLGTIGYPSDQETFERLWPADLIIEAHDQTRGWFWSQLGMGTAALGEPPYDEVLMHGFTTLGDGTKMSKSRGNIVTPQEAIEEVGRDPLRCYLLSHEQQGQDLAFEWDGLHAMQSTLNILWNVFRFPLPYMRLDGYDPAEPELNDGDLTTVDEWVLSRLQTTKAEMADAWDDYEVDDALNALLSFVTEDVSRFYVKAIRERMWEDEDSASKRGAYATMATLLDEVTRLLSPFAPYLTERMYQHLDGSATTVHQLPYPEVDETLRDPDLERDMAVLRGVEEAAANARQRAERKLRWPVTRVVVESADPAIRESVGNLRDLLAERVNAQSVEVVDSYGELVEVAEPEMSKLGPAFGGDAQRIMEAIRGSVRAELDAGDGLSVTADGEEYDLDEGMVDFHSQAPEGVVSAEFDGVPASGDAGARRTGSGGGTVYVDTELTEAIESEGYARDVVRRIQEMRKELDLDVDERIRVSLDVADDRVADFVDEHRDHIAEETRTDEFVEGVAQRREGGDPDGVDFDLVEEWTVEGVAVTIGVARVAAEQQAD, encoded by the coding sequence ATGGACGATAGCGACGTCTCGGACCAGTACGCCCCGGAGGCGGTCGAATCCGCCGTCGAGGCGCACTGGGACGAGGAGGGCGCCTACGAGGCGGCGAAGGAGGCGCACGCCGACGACCCCGACTTCTTCTTCGTCGACGGCCCGCCGTACACGACCGGCCAGATGCACCTGGGGACGGCCTGGAACAAGACGCTGAAGGACACGGTCCTCCGGCACAAGCGGATGACCGGGCACAACGTCACCGACCGGCCGGGCTACGACATGCACGGGCTGCCCATCGAGACGAAGGTGGAGCAGGAACTCGGCTTCGACACCAAACGGGACATCGAGGAGTTCGGGATGGAGAACTTCATCGAGGAGTGCCGCGAGTTCGCCGAGCGCAACCGCGAGAACATGGACGAGGACTTCCAGTCCATCGGGACGTGGATGGACTGGGACGACCCGTACAAGACGATCTCGCCCGAGTACATGGAGGCCGCCTGGTGGGCGCTCTCGCGGGTCCACGACCGGGGGCTCGTCGAGCAGGGCAAGCGCGCCATCTCCCAGTGTCCCCGCTGTGAGACCGCCATCGCCAACAACGAGGTGGAGTACGAGGACATCGAGTCGCCCTCCATCTACGTGAAGTTCCCCCTGACGGGGCGCGAGGGCAACCTGGTCATCTGGACGACGACGCCGTGGACCATCCCCGCGAACGAGTTCGTCGCGGTCGGTCCGGAGCTCACGTACCAGGAGGTTCGAGCAGAGAAGGACGGCGAGGAGGAGACCCTTTTCCTCGCCGAATCGACGGTCGAGGACGCCCTCAAGCGGGGCCGCTACGACGACTACGAGGTCGTCGCGGAGTACGCCGGCGAGGACCTCGTCGGCTGGGAGTACGAGCACCCGCTCGCCGAGGAGGTCCCCGACCACGCCGAGGGCGAGGGCGTCGGGCAGGTGTACACCGCCGACTACGTCGAGGCCGACCGGACCGGCCTCGTCCACTCCGCGCCGGGCCACGGTCAGGAGGACTTCGAGCGCGGGCAGGAACTCGGCCTGGAGACGTTCAGCCCGGTCGGCGGCGACGGCGTGTTCACCGACGAGGGCGGGGAGTACGCCGGCCAGTTCGTCCGCGACGCCAACGACGACATCGTCGCCGACCTCGACGCGAAGGGTCTCCTCCTCGCCGCGGAGACCCACGCCCACAGCTACGGTCACTGCTGGCGGTGCGACACGCCCATCGTCTTCCTCGCGACCGACCAGTGGTTCATCCGCATCACCGAGATCAAGGACGAACTGCTCGACAACATCGACGACAGCGAGTGGCACCCGCACGAGGCCCGGGAGGGCCGCTTCCGCAACTTCGTCGAGGAGGCGCCCGACTGGAACATCTCCCGCCAGCGCTACTGGGGCATCCCGCTTCCCATCTGGGTGCCCGAGGGTGAGGGGAACCCCGACATGGACGACCTGCTCGTCGTCTCCTCGCGCGAGGAACTCGCGGAACGGGTCGACCAGGACGTGGACCCCGAGACGGTCGACCTCCACCGGCCGACCGTGGACGACCTCACCATCACCGAGGACGGCGTCACCCACGAGCGCGTGCCGGACGTGTTCGACGTGTGGTTCGACTCCTCGGTCGCCACGCTCGGCACCATCGGCTACCCGTCCGACCAGGAGACGTTCGAGCGCCTCTGGCCCGCCGACCTCATCATCGAGGCGCACGACCAGACCCGCGGCTGGTTCTGGTCACAGCTCGGCATGGGCACCGCCGCGCTCGGCGAGCCACCCTACGACGAGGTGCTGATGCACGGGTTCACGACGCTCGGCGACGGGACGAAGATGAGCAAGTCCCGCGGCAACATCGTCACCCCGCAGGAGGCGATCGAGGAGGTCGGGCGCGACCCGCTCCGGTGTTACCTCCTCAGCCACGAGCAGCAGGGTCAGGACCTCGCGTTCGAGTGGGACGGCCTCCACGCGATGCAGTCCACGCTCAACATCCTCTGGAACGTGTTCCGCTTCCCGCTGCCGTACATGCGCCTCGACGGCTACGATCCCGCGGAGCCGGAACTGAACGACGGCGACCTGACGACCGTCGACGAGTGGGTCCTAAGCCGCCTGCAGACGACGAAGGCGGAGATGGCCGACGCCTGGGACGACTACGAGGTCGACGACGCGCTGAACGCCCTGCTCTCGTTCGTCACCGAGGACGTCTCGCGCTTCTACGTGAAGGCGATCCGCGAGCGGATGTGGGAGGACGAGGACTCGGCGAGCAAGCGCGGCGCCTACGCCACGATGGCGACCCTGCTCGACGAGGTCACGCGCCTGCTCTCCCCGTTCGCGCCGTACCTCACCGAGCGGATGTACCAGCACCTCGACGGGAGCGCGACGACGGTCCACCAGCTCCCGTACCCCGAGGTCGACGAGACGCTCCGGGACCCCGATCTCGAACGCGACATGGCCGTCCTCCGGGGCGTCGAGGAGGCGGCGGCGAACGCGCGCCAGCGCGCCGAGCGCAAACTGCGCTGGCCGGTCACCCGCGTCGTGGTCGAAAGCGCCGACCCCGCGATCCGCGAGTCGGTCGGCAACCTCCGGGACCTGCTGGCAGAGCGCGTGAACGCCCAGTCGGTCGAGGTGGTCGACTCGTACGGCGAACTCGTGGAGGTGGCCGAACCCGAGATGTCGAAACTCGGCCCAGCGTTCGGCGGCGACGCCCAGCGCATCATGGAGGCGATCCGGGGGTCCGTCCGCGCGGAACTCGACGCGGGCGACGGGCTCTCCGTCACCGCCGACGGCGAGGAGTACGACCTCGACGAGGGGATGGTGGACTTCCACTCGCAGGCGCCCGAGGGCGTCGTGAGCGCCGAGTTCGACGGGGTCCCCGCGTCGGGGGACGCGGGAGCGCGCCGGACCGGGTCCGGCGGCGGGACCGTCTACGTCGACACCGAACTCACGGAGGCCATCGAGTCCGAGGGGTACGCCCGGGACGTGGTCCGACGGATCCAGGAGATGCGCAAGGAACTGGACCTCGACGTGGACGAGCGCATCCGCGTCTCCCTCGACGTCGCCGACGACCGCGTCGCCGACTTCGTCGACGAGCACCGCGACCACATCGCCGAGGAGACGAGGACCGACGAGTTCGTCGAGGGCGTCGCCCAGCGGCGCGAGGGCGGCGACCCCGACGGCGTCGACTTCGACCTCGTGGAGGAGTGGACCGTCGAGGGCGTGGCCGTCACCATCGGCGTCGCCCGTGTCGCCGCCGAGCAGCAGGCGGACTGA
- a CDS encoding DUF7500 family protein, with amino-acid sequence MSDGNDRTDSGDDPPDDGVLDPDDLDIRERDEVYERGEGRYVISTGAGGVEVEERRTNDGPTRPEDGPSGPPDERPHLDALAAELDALSAPYGLALAGRADDETASIQVAATDPADVLGAAVRWYAEQVDPSSDADETAAALLTAAGIDAGDDTDDGTDEDAE; translated from the coding sequence GTGAGCGACGGGAACGACCGGACGGATTCAGGCGACGACCCGCCGGACGACGGGGTCCTCGACCCGGACGACCTCGACATCCGCGAGCGGGACGAGGTCTACGAGCGCGGCGAGGGTCGGTACGTCATCTCCACGGGGGCCGGCGGCGTCGAGGTCGAGGAGAGGCGAACGAACGACGGGCCGACGAGACCCGAGGATGGCCCGAGCGGGCCCCCCGACGAACGCCCCCATCTGGACGCGCTGGCGGCCGAACTCGACGCCCTGAGCGCCCCATACGGTCTCGCGCTGGCCGGGAGAGCGGACGACGAGACCGCGAGCATCCAGGTGGCCGCGACCGACCCGGCCGACGTGCTCGGCGCGGCCGTCCGGTGGTACGCGGAGCAAGTGGACCCCAGCAGTGACGCGGACGAGACCGCCGCCGCCCTCCTCACGGCGGCCGGAATCGACGCCGGCGACGACACGGACGACGGCACCGACGAAGACGCCGAGTAG
- a CDS encoding AAA family ATPase, which translates to MSDDDGITLQVRGAAKRDAGRGIARLPDAAMSALGVLSGETVRIAGERETAAKVWPAGTEANDGELLIDAETRINAGAKIGETVRVVAESVEPADEVTLTAPAALDGVDIDDVTLARAAKRDLDGRPVTAGEQVRLPHLGGNVFVVASTSPDGPVKIGDRTRLTVRRSDDSGGSRSRSTSGSTRTNVGGDGSSGTRSGGASAGTGGSGSTAAPSAPAATGVSYEDIGGLDEELDLVRETIELPLAEPEVFTRLGIDPPKGVLLHGPPGTGKTLIAKAVAHEVDATFISVSGPEITSKYKGESEERLRDIFREADDNAPAIIFFDEIDSIAGEREDGGDMENRVVGQLLSLMDGLDARKDVIVIGATNRVDSLDPALRRGGRFDREIEIGVPGEAGRREILEVHTRRMPLADDVDLDRLAARTYGFVGADVDSLTTEAALTALRRVRHADADADLASVEVTRADFESAMASVEPSAMREYVAEKPSTTFADVGGLTEAKETLERAVTWPLTYGPLFDAADADPPTGVLLWGPPGTGKTLLARAIAGESEVNFIQVAGPELLDRYVGESERAVRELFERARQAAPVIVFFDEIDALAGDRDFAGGDSGVGQRVVSQLLTEFDRAAENPNLAVLAATNRRDSLDDALLRPGRLESHVEVPAPEEEARLQILRVHTERKPLAEDVDLEAIASRTAGYSGADLTAVARDATMRAVERVADEHGEAANEHADELSVTMADFEAALESVSPTLSS; encoded by the coding sequence ATGAGCGACGACGACGGGATCACCCTCCAGGTCCGGGGCGCCGCCAAGCGCGACGCCGGCCGCGGCATCGCCCGCCTCCCGGACGCCGCGATGAGCGCGCTCGGCGTCCTCTCCGGCGAGACGGTCCGCATCGCCGGCGAGCGAGAGACGGCCGCGAAGGTGTGGCCCGCGGGAACCGAAGCGAACGACGGCGAACTCCTCATCGACGCCGAGACGCGGATCAACGCCGGCGCGAAGATCGGTGAGACCGTGCGGGTGGTCGCCGAGAGCGTCGAACCCGCGGACGAGGTCACCCTCACCGCGCCGGCGGCGCTCGACGGCGTGGACATCGACGACGTGACCCTCGCCCGGGCGGCAAAGCGCGACCTCGACGGCCGCCCCGTCACCGCCGGCGAGCAGGTCCGGCTCCCGCACCTCGGCGGCAACGTCTTCGTCGTCGCCTCCACGTCGCCCGACGGTCCCGTCAAGATCGGCGACCGGACGAGGCTGACCGTCCGTCGGAGCGACGACTCCGGCGGGAGTCGGAGCCGCTCCACGTCCGGGTCGACGCGGACGAACGTCGGGGGCGACGGGTCGAGCGGAACGCGGTCGGGTGGCGCGTCGGCCGGGACGGGGGGGAGCGGCTCCACCGCCGCGCCCTCGGCGCCCGCGGCGACCGGCGTCAGCTACGAGGACATCGGCGGGCTGGACGAGGAGCTCGACCTCGTGCGCGAGACGATCGAACTCCCGCTCGCCGAGCCCGAGGTGTTCACCAGGCTCGGCATCGACCCGCCGAAGGGCGTGCTGCTCCACGGCCCGCCCGGCACCGGGAAGACGCTCATCGCGAAGGCGGTCGCTCACGAGGTGGACGCCACGTTCATCTCCGTGTCGGGCCCGGAGATCACCTCGAAGTACAAGGGCGAGAGCGAGGAGCGCCTGCGCGACATCTTCCGGGAGGCCGACGACAACGCGCCGGCGATCATCTTCTTCGATGAGATCGACTCCATCGCCGGCGAGCGCGAGGACGGCGGCGACATGGAGAACCGCGTCGTCGGCCAGTTGCTCTCGCTGATGGACGGCCTCGACGCCCGGAAGGACGTGATCGTAATCGGCGCGACGAACCGCGTCGACTCGCTCGACCCGGCCCTGCGGCGCGGCGGGCGCTTCGACCGCGAGATCGAGATCGGCGTGCCCGGCGAGGCCGGCCGCAGGGAGATCCTGGAGGTGCACACCCGCCGGATGCCCCTCGCCGACGACGTCGACCTCGACCGACTCGCGGCCCGAACGTACGGCTTCGTCGGCGCCGACGTCGACTCGCTCACCACCGAGGCCGCGCTGACCGCGCTCCGTCGCGTCCGCCACGCCGACGCCGACGCGGACCTCGCGAGCGTGGAGGTGACCCGCGCGGACTTCGAGTCCGCGATGGCGAGCGTCGAACCCTCCGCGATGCGCGAGTACGTCGCCGAGAAGCCGTCGACGACGTTCGCGGACGTCGGCGGGCTGACCGAGGCGAAGGAGACGCTGGAGCGCGCCGTGACCTGGCCGCTCACCTACGGCCCGCTGTTCGACGCCGCCGACGCGGACCCGCCGACCGGCGTGCTGCTCTGGGGGCCGCCCGGCACCGGGAAGACGCTGCTCGCGCGGGCCATCGCCGGCGAGTCGGAGGTGAACTTCATCCAGGTCGCCGGGCCGGAGCTCCTCGACCGCTACGTCGGCGAGTCCGAGCGGGCCGTCCGCGAACTGTTCGAGCGCGCCCGCCAGGCCGCGCCGGTCATCGTCTTCTTCGACGAGATCGACGCGCTGGCAGGCGACCGCGACTTCGCCGGCGGCGACTCCGGCGTCGGCCAGCGCGTCGTCTCGCAACTGCTGACCGAGTTCGACCGCGCTGCGGAGAACCCCAACCTCGCGGTGCTGGCCGCGACCAACCGGAGGGACAGCCTCGACGACGCGCTCCTCCGCCCGGGCCGGCTGGAGAGCCACGTCGAGGTGCCGGCGCCCGAGGAGGAGGCACGGCTCCAGATCCTGCGGGTCCACACGGAGCGGAAGCCGCTGGCCGAGGACGTCGACCTGGAGGCGATCGCCTCGCGCACGGCTGGATACTCCGGTGCGGACCTCACCGCGGTGGCCAGGGACGCGACGATGCGCGCGGTCGAACGCGTCGCCGACGAGCACGGAGAGGCGGCGAACGAGCACGCCGACGAGCTCTCGGTGACGATGGCGGACTTCGAGGCCGCGCTGGAGTCCGTGTCGCCGACGCTGTCGTCGTAG
- a CDS encoding methyltransferase domain-containing protein, translated as MSDPFGRAIRDFHRGEQDEPLLQLDGDEVNEHPIEEFYFGERTPDQDGTEFLESRLEGPLLDLGAGAGRDSLYFQDRFETVALEVSDHLVATMRERGVDDARLGDMFALREGFGRDRFSSVLAYGTQLGLARSMRRLREFLGDLAHVTADDATAVLDNYDPEYDETRELLGYRHDPTPGLGFRVMHFEYEGDVGDTLLFRLFSPDRLRDACVGTGWRLDEVNRGAVSNEYHYQAVLEKE; from the coding sequence ATGTCGGACCCGTTCGGCCGCGCGATCCGCGACTTCCACCGGGGCGAACAGGACGAGCCGCTGCTCCAGCTCGACGGCGACGAGGTGAACGAACACCCCATCGAGGAGTTCTACTTCGGGGAGCGCACGCCGGACCAGGACGGGACCGAGTTCCTCGAATCAAGGCTGGAGGGACCGTTGCTCGACCTCGGCGCCGGCGCCGGTCGCGACTCGCTGTACTTCCAGGACCGGTTCGAGACGGTCGCGCTGGAGGTGTCGGACCACCTCGTGGCGACGATGCGCGAGCGCGGCGTCGACGACGCGAGGCTCGGCGACATGTTCGCCCTCCGCGAGGGGTTCGGCCGGGACCGTTTCTCGTCGGTGCTGGCGTACGGAACGCAACTCGGGCTGGCCCGGTCGATGCGCCGCCTCCGCGAGTTCCTCGGCGACCTCGCGCACGTCACCGCCGACGACGCCACGGCCGTCCTGGACAACTACGACCCCGAGTACGACGAAACGCGTGAACTGCTCGGCTACCGCCACGATCCGACGCCGGGGCTGGGCTTCCGCGTCATGCACTTCGAGTACGAGGGCGACGTCGGCGACACCTTGCTGTTCCGGCTGTTCTCGCCCGACAGGCTCCGCGACGCCTGCGTCGGAACCGGGTGGAGGCTCGACGAGGTGAATCGGGGGGCAGTCAGTAACGAGTATCACTACCAGGCGGTGCTGGAGAAGGAGTGA
- a CDS encoding DUF7522 family protein, whose product MDGLLPEEATERLVATCRTTVGDNLRSVTYFTRTDFQQVYLRDDLERDADLMDFIGIERQDFNTTADAYGGSELGDYRYTLRVFENGYLVRVGGENTAVFVTTDGVELRDFDALAHALSSTLSEWES is encoded by the coding sequence ATGGACGGACTGCTGCCGGAGGAGGCGACCGAGCGGCTCGTCGCGACGTGCCGGACGACCGTCGGCGACAACCTCCGGTCGGTGACGTACTTCACTCGAACCGACTTCCAGCAGGTGTACCTCCGGGACGACCTGGAGCGGGACGCCGACCTGATGGACTTCATCGGCATCGAGCGCCAGGACTTCAACACGACGGCCGACGCGTACGGGGGCTCGGAACTCGGCGACTACCGCTACACGCTCCGGGTGTTCGAGAACGGCTACCTCGTCCGCGTCGGTGGTGAGAATACCGCCGTGTTCGTGACCACCGACGGCGTGGAACTGCGCGATTTCGACGCGCTGGCGCACGCACTCAGTTCGACGCTCTCCGAGTGGGAGTCCTGA